The genomic DNA TTTTTCATGACCAACTAGTTACTTTTTACTCAATAAGACCCTAATTAcataaaattcttattttcaaaatatattctttattttgaaaaataaaaaaatagtaaagaaAAATATCTAAAAATTGCGAACATAGAGAAGTAAAAAGAATAAGGGGCAGTTGAGGTGTAAGCAGCAACCACTGCCCCAGGCGATGTCACTGTACAATGCCAGAGACCGTCTTGTGCAGTGGTGACTGGAGACAAGTCATCATAGATGGAAATGgtacaataaaaaatattgtatTCACAAATAAACACacgatttctttaatttcataATCGCTTCCAATGGTTATGGGATGGGTCAATGACTATCACCTGAAGTAATGTTGTCGGATGCCTTTCTcgtttctcctctctcttagtccaccttcttcttcttcttcttcttttgggtaaattacactggtggtccaaaatgttttataaatgtttcattatggtccaaaaagtttttttcgatACATGaaggtacaaaaagtttcaaagttgttttatgatggtacaaacagtcaactcgagcttgacgccaTCAAGTCaacgctgacgtggctactatgtgtcacctccttgctgatgcagccgaaaaattttaaataattctaaaaattttaaaattttaaaacttttaaaaataattttaaattttaaaaacttttaaaaataattttaaactttcaatttaaaatttaaaataatttttattattttaaattaaaaatattttaaatattaaattaaaaatattttaaattttatatttaaatttttttataaaattatttaaattatttttaaaaataattttcaaattttaaaataattttttttctaaatttttactatttttactattttttgtatttttgtatttttttgtattttaaaaaaaaattaaaaataaaaaacaaatttaaatttaaaatttttttttattttttttcaaaatttttactctttttttgtattttattattattttttgtattttttaaaattttattttctcttaaatgacgtagcgcactatgattggttccacgtaacaaaagtgacacataggacgctccatgtcagcaaaatgttaacggcgttagggtcaattgacggtttgtaccatcatgaaacaattttgaaacattttgtaccattatgtagcgaaaaaaactttttggaccataataaaacattttggaccaccagtgcaatttaccttttttttcgCTATCtctgatttttcaattttttatttctaaaattgcatgacatattttaaaagtaaGAAAGGATGTGCACGAACTTTTTATGTAACACGGTGGCTTATTaggtaaaatagtaaatttagggtcattagaaaaaaattcaaaagttatgatccaaatttatattttcctcAAAAAATGATGGTTGGTCAAAAGAATTCAAATGGGGTTAAGTGCCTATTTTATAAACAAATGGAGTTATGTGTCATTTCTTCATACCTCAAGAAAGGTGAGTGCATTTTacccaaaataaaaagttacaAGATTTACAGCCATGCAAGATAAcgataagaaaaataagtatCGACCCGACGAAGTGGGGCTCTTGCACTGGTGATATATTATGAAAGGTTAACTTAAAATGCCAATATTTGGTGGGGTTCAacgaatttaaaattattcataacttttaaaataaatatcttaaaattaagaataaataccaataattttaaattccttgaaatGCAATATAGATTattcttagaaaaaaaaagtaaaatgttATCTACTCCATTGTACACCATTTGTATAAGTATTTTCGTATGTTTTCATTTTATAAGGTAAAAGTTGATAGTGGAAATAACTGTTAACTAAAGAGAAAAACAATTTGATAAAGTTTTACCCATTATAAGAATGAAATATTAGATGATGTAAACTTAAACTATTAATATCTAGTTGGGATCAAATGGTTGAAATTACTAACATTATTCTTATAATTATAAACATTAAGAAATGTAAATACAAGATTGAGCAAAATCTTAACCGCTCCTTTACACGTCCattcatataattattttcatattttatagagttgaaaaattaaaaaaaaaaaccttttctcatcaaagtaaaataaattttgaagtaATAAGTATTGCCTTTAGAAACTATAATTGCACTGAGAATGCAATagcaaatattaaatttatatataactaatttatattatacttATTTATACTTTGgatttataattttcagaCGCTACTTTATTTGAATTCGAAAACTGTAATATTCATTAAAActatatattgtaattttacttttttagcGCAATAAGTTTATGAGAtatcatttgaaaaaaaagaaaaaaagaagacaatCTGTACAACGCAGggataaaaaggaaaataatatatataattgcgCTTAGGATACACAGAATTTAAATAAATCTATATAGTCTGAATGAtaaaagataatattttatgcTTCCATTGTAAGACGCGATGTCGTAACAAATTTACACGGAATTCTTAGGTGGTGTGTAATCATGCAGTTTATATGCAATTCCATAATTCaaattctttctctttttatcctttttcatTCGCCCATTCTTTTCCCGTGTTAATTCACTTTCCAAGATCGAACATCCTTTACGACTGAATATTACAAAAGAACACAAAATGATTAGATAATGAATgtcaaattaaagaaattattgtTGTAGTCAGTCgccaaattatatatgaattcAATTAGTTATTATCTAAGGCACATGTAAAAGTGTCATCATTATGATTTATTCGCTACTTATTAGATCTATTTCTTATAGATGAATCGTTTTTTCCTATAATTCACGAAGAGAcacatttacatatatatatatatatataagctaaTGATTGACTCGATGTATATCTCATATGTTAAACTAACTCGTGCAGTAATTTctcataaaataatatcaaaccaaaaaaaaaagatagaaaaatcTCGCACGATGCCTTTAAAAATTGCATGCTTTGGTTGTACAGAGACTAGATGCTAGCATTTATATGGTTTTCCAAGTAatacaacatatatatttgttggGGAATGATTCATCCTCCCTTATTGGACATAACATATTaatattcaccaaaaaaagacATAAACATATTGATACATAAAGCCTTCATGTTCTTTTTCAATATACTAGATATCGGGCTTTTAGCTTTAGATAGCACCCAATGGTATTCTATTAATGTATATTCATCcatagaaaaattatatttgtatttgGCTAGAGTTGGTCCGACAAATTATTGTTGTGAGCACTTCTACAAAATGCCATGCCTCGTGCCATATACCGCCGGATCACTTCGGGACAATCCAATAGTTTGGTGAGCAAGCGGGTAACGTACCTTGAAGGCACCATtctttcttattctttttgttATTACACGTAAAaacaatttattatttgaatttcCTTGACCTGTCACCTcccatttaattttctttgtttgtttCAAAAATTGGGACTTCTGCTTAATCTTTAAGGAGATTCGATACCCGACTAGAGTGTTGAAGGAGACTTGAACACCTGATTAAGGTTTGAAGCACCACCACGTTATCGTGGAGGCACCACCTCCACCTCATTAGTCattaggatatatatatattgaatcaTTAAGAtagatttttattaaaatgtaCATCTATAATCAACCCTAATTTTTTAGGCATAATTATTTGACGAGACATGCGACCTCCAGACCTAATGTCGGGGCTAATACCTTACACAGCAACGACACCTGGCACTTCGAGGACAAGTAGTGTACGTTTTCGTTATCCctctaaattaataatatatatatataaatattaacatatatcaaaatgattaactattatttatttaattgactCGTGTGGATGAATTAAATCTATGAATATACTGTCGGCACTAATTGTTAGGGCCGGCAATATTTGATACGATGCGATTACACGATACGGACACGACACGAAGTTAAACGGATTTGGGTTGGGTATTTTTGATATTCGGATtaaacgggtccaacccgtttagacacgattaaTAAGCGAGTCTTACAgggttgaacccgtgtaacccgattatacacgattaaacaccTTTTTTTaacatgtttaatcgtgttactataatcGTGTAACTCGTTTACCCGTTTATGTATATGAATTGACCAAAATATCCTTTATGTAACCCTAACCCTAACATCCGATTCCCAATTCGCAATTCCTTAAcctaatttcattttcttcgtTGCTTCCAGACTCTAGAGTGATTCCATTCCAGCGACCTCGACCTCGACCCCGACCCCGACCCTTTGGCCTCTTCCCTTCCGCCATCCGCGCAACCTCGACCCCGACCCCGAAAGTTTGAATGGTCTATACTGGAATCGAGTCCACGTCCTCTGCTGCTCTCCTCTCGTGCGTATCACTGCGTGCTCCTCTGCTGCTCTCCTCGTCTCTCTGTTGTGCTGCTGGAAGCCTAAAAATCAATTCGTTGTTTGTGTCTGTGCTCCTCTGCTACTCTCCTCCTCTCTGTTCTCTGTTCTCCTCTGCAAATCGGTTAGATCTAGCAGTGAGGAAGAATCAACATGACCTTCTTCAATGATGTACTTAAGCATTAACATAACCATTAATTGAGAAGCGAAATACAGAGATTCCATTCTCTTCTCATATATGTTTTCAGCTTCTGATTCGAGTTTATGCAATGTTTTCAGTTAGTTCAGTGTTCAGTCAGTGTTCGTATTTAAACGGGTACAAAAATCGTGTCCGAGTTACCGGGtataaacgggtcgtgttcAAATTTAACCCGTGTAATTAATTGTGTCGTgtatacgtgtacctattatgacacgtttcgataaacaggtttaaacgtgtcgtgtacggaCTGACACagatataaacgtgtcgtgttcgTGTATGTAAAACCTggcccgtttaataatcgtgtcgtgtacatGTACTGACTTCGATGACATAAACTcatttagacacgacacgtataaatACGACACGATACGAATTGCAACCCCTAATTGTTGCCCATAGAGTTCGCACTTGTTTGTTCATTAAACTCAATGGCAAAGTCATCTTTTAGCGAAATGAATATAACATAATATCACGTGTTTTCgcttaataatataaaagtttcAGGTTCGATTTTTAAGATAGGACTATTCAAtctttaattgaatttttaattttttatactaGGTGCATGAGtttttttataatcgaaaaagaaatagaTCATTTTTTCATGTAAATGGCATTTTTTTGCTATGAGTTCGTCCAAATGAGAcattatgtgtttttttttataaataatgaGACATTATGTGTTTATTTATCTTACAATATTGTAGAAGATAATATTAGACTAACCCATTTCTATCTTGTAATTGTTAATTAGTAATAGATTAATTGAAATCGACCATGGCAACTATTTGTAGTTCTTAATCTCGATGCCATAGCAATGACCTTATCAATCTTGATAATATCATATCTGGATAAAAGGCTATGATCATTTCCTTTGCTTTCGTGTTCCATATCCCAACCTCGGTCCGAATTAATCTCTCATGCAAAAGCGAAATCGGATGCACGAGAGAAATGCATAATCTATTAACATTTGAGCAATGATACTACTTTTGTAATGCGGGAGTCATAATAGTTCTCGTAGGGAAAATGCAACTTTattagtattttattttattatttattgccaacttttttattttatttttgttcacCTTACTTTTGCTTTCTATATGGACCACTTTTTCGGGGCTTGACCCCCACAAGCAGTCTCGTACGTAGAATTAACTCATTTCAAAAGTACGtatttaatgaaaaagaatatatagtGCAGTGATGCAcatcataatttatttattagaaaTCGCAGGTTCGATATTTAGTGAgattatttgtatttatttattaattatatataaatttttttcattgtactagatcTTGAACCTcatttataatcgaaaaaaaaaatacgtaCTTGGACCGCCATAATCTACCATAATTTCCCTTTCGCTGAATTACTTCAAATTTACTTCTGATAGGAATAGTACTTAAcccaaaagggaaaaaaatttatttcaattcgtttgtttttatactttttattttttaaaatgttttaccGCTCGTATCAAAATGAGATTGCAATGAGAGAGATTCGATGACTGAATTATCAACTAGAACTAGGCTCGAGTAACCAAGATGATACGCACCTACGTTGAGGCATGCAATTGAGTCAAATACCCCAAGTACCGGACTTACCTATTCATTCCATGAACAATTATCAAATCATGAAGTGTGATGTAATTGACATATATTATAAATCGTCTAATGGACAAACTTCATCTATTAGTTCAGGGATcagaaacaaaaaaatcaaaattggtAATATTTGAAGAAACCATAAAAAGCTGTGattttgaagaaaataaataatcaatattaataattattacccTTTTGAAGAGGAGGAATAGAATCCTCACCACCCTCAGACAACCTCCGACTCTACTCTCTCATCTCCCCCCAACCTCAGACTCATTTCGAAGCTCAAAACACGAAGCCATGGACAGCCTCAGAGCCTCACCGCCCTTCTGGCCGCAGCCGCCCATCTCCGCCCCTCGCCGGCGGCCCTCCTCTCCCCTTCTAACGCCGCCGATACTCATCATCCTCCTCCCTCTCCTCGCCCTTATCCTCTTATTCTTCCTAATCCCACCATTCATCTCGGCCTCCTCCCAAATCCTCTCGCCCACCAAGGTGAAGGTGAAGAAGAGCTGGGACTCTCTCAACATGCTCCTCGTCCTCTTCGCGATACTCTGCGGGATTTTCGCCCGTAAAAATGCCGACGAcgacaacaacaacaataacgCGACGAAAGTGCCGAGCGGCGTCGAAACAGCTCGTGAATTGGAAAACGAAAGGTGGTACGAGCCAGGCGACACGAAGATTTATGACGCTGTTGCGATCGGAGCGAACCGGCTGCGTAGGAACAGTAGCTCTTACCCGGACCTGCGGCAAGAGCACCCGCCGGAAAATGCATCGGTTTCCAGCGATGAACCTTTCCGGTTCTTTGACGATTTCGAGATAGACAAGTACCGGGCGCCAGAGTTTCGGCCCGCGCCTCTCCGACGATGGCGGAGCGCCATTGACGAGTCTGACATTAAGGAGATTCCGGTCGATACTTTTGTTACCCGTTCCGTGACGCCTCCAGCATCTCCTGCCCCACCACCGGCACCAAAGTCGCCGGCTGCGCCACCTCCACCGCCCCTTGCTCCTCTGGCTTCTCACCGGAAGCAGAGGCGGACGTATGAGGCTGTTGGAACTCCACAACAACCACCACCGACTGCTCCTCCGCCGCCGCCACCCCCGCCGCCGCGACCTCCTCCATCGCCGGCGCCGTCGTTTGTTAAACAGGAGCGCAGGAAGAGTAACACGACTAAGGAGATAAAGATGGTTATCGCCTCCGTACTGCGTAaccagaagaagaggaggaagaaccAGAAGAGCCGGACGATACTCGAACACGCCGATCAGGGCCCGCCGGAAGCCCCTCAGTCCTTCACTAGACCGCCGCCATCTCCTCCACCACCGCCCccgcctcctcctccgccgtCGTTCTTCCACAGCCTGTTCCGCAAAAACAGCCAGAGCAAGAGGATCCATTCGGTTTCTCAACCGCCGCCCCCGCCGCCTCCTCCACCTCCACGACCTTCATCAACGGCGGCGCGGCAGTCGAAGCGGAAGAAGCAGACCTCCGCTCCTCCGCCGCCGCCAGCGGCGCCAGTTCCGCGGCCGGAACGTTCTCAAAGGAGAGACGTCGGACAGGCCGGCAAGCCGCCGTTGCCGACGAAGGCGAGGATCAACGCGGAGCGGGAGGAGAGCTTAAACTTAAACAGCGGGAGGAGCCAGTCCCTGCCGATACCGATACCGATACCGATaccgccgccgccgcctccGCCGTTCAAGCTGCCGGAGCTGAGGTTCGTGGCTCGCGGAGATTTTGTCCGCATACGGAGCAGCCACAGCTCCCGATGCAGCTCGCCGGAGCTAGAGGACGCCGACGATCTCTCAACAACGGTGACGAACGATGATGCATCGGAGTCCGTCGATGGAACGGACGGTGGAGATGGAGGAGGTGGGGCCCGTGTGTTCTGCCCCAGCCCGGACGTGAACATCAAGGCCGACAGTTTCATTGCAAGGCTTAGGGATGGGTGGAGGcttgagaagatcaattccatgagagagaaggaaaaggtGGGCCCCAGCCCAAGCCCAATCGGCCCAGGTTAAAAGtttgaaaatgtaaaataagtaaaaaaaaaaagtctcattttccctccaaaaaattcaccccccccccccctaaaTTTATTGGTTGATTTGGTTTGATTCATACATACACCacacaaaaaaggaaaaacttgATCAACTCGACACATGTATAAACTAAAGTGACCACACCCGCACACTAAACAAAATTCTTGGAAGTCTCATCAAACCTGCGAGTTTGAtcgatttttgttttttacttCAAACACCCTTCTTTGTATACACGATGATGCGATTGAGGATTATCCGAGTCAGTCACCCTATTTGGTATGTAGTAGCTCTAAGCTATTTTTGAGGCGAAAAGAAGTGTTTTGAAGTTAGCATCTTATGGGATCTCATCTCATGGATTGCATTGTGGATTGTTGTAGTTTGATAAAATGCAGATGTGGTCTCGGTGATTTACATGGGATGTCTCACTGCCTGTATGGCACGTAAATATAGTGAATGGTTGGAACTCTGGGTGTCTTTTTGGTTCAACTCTCAGAGCCGTGCCAGTTCAAATGGTTTGATTTGGCGGATTGTTAGACTGGTGAAGTGTTAGTAGCAAAGTGGGTATAGGAGTATGAATACGATGCCGAAATTTTTATGGCATTGGAGGCTCCAACTGTAGTTTTTTGTTCCCCGACTAGAGCCTGACCTACTGGAGTTTCACGGTGTGAGTTGTATTTCTTGGCTTGAATTGTTTGATGAAGATATGCAAAATGTCATGACTTAGGTTGTACTATACATATATGGGGGTCTAGTTGTGATTTTTATTGCCAACCTATGGCCCcattttgtattttgtaagACATGTGGGTTTGGTTTGCAAATAATTATATAGTTCTATGCTTCTCATTGCTTCGTTGTTCTTTTTACTCCATTGGAGTCCCCACTTAACTTTTCCAGTTTTTGAATTATGACTTGTGCTCTCATTAAAGTTCTGCAATTGAATGTGATGTGAGCaagaaaagatatatatttacacgtacatacatatatatatatatatatatgaagatgAAAGCCGGCAATTCAAAATTGAAAGCGTGCATTCATTGGGACAGCTATAGGCTGTCCCATTTGACATCCTTATCATACCTCATCATATTTGTTGCTCAAGCAATGAATGTGATAGAGGTGCAGAATGTTAAGAGATCCAACTCTATCGATCAAGGATTGATAGTTGTATGCCCGATATTATGCAATCACTCTGTGaggttttactttttattacGGGCTCCTCCATTTTTCTTTAGAAACTAGTTTTCAATCCCTTGTATTGCATGGGtttatttcaataattattattcacaatttatgaaaatgaatttatttGTTATGAACAATAAGAATTTTCAATAGTTCATTTCtaattttcaacaaaaaattactaatattttttaatgtaaattgatttttaaacGGTTTAGTGTTGATTTTACAACTATCTAGACGTGCTTGCACAGGCTAAAATTGTTACgataatcaataaaattagtgTTATATATTCTTGCCTTATAACctctataaaatattatttgtgTTTATTTTACATACACATAGCATTTTATGCATGCATACGTACTACCTTAAGGTATTGATTGATTCTAGTTCTCAACCCACTATAAGAGCAGTAAGATATATCAATTCTCCCTAGTTCAAATATCCTtcgatgaatatatatttttcattcatatataaaaataacaatgAATAATATACTAAACTCCATGTATTATATTAAATCTTCTTTAAAAAGTAGAGATTTCATCAGCTATCCATACAAAAAGCTTGATCTATACTTAATATCGAATCGTCTTCCTCTAATCTATAATGTTATCTACTCAGTTTAAGAAAATCAGCGGCCTTATGAATCCAAGACCACACCTTTGTAATTTCTGTTGAAGGTAGTTGATGAAGAACTTTTATGCTCAAATTTTCCATC from Punica granatum isolate Tunisia-2019 chromosome 2, ASM765513v2, whole genome shotgun sequence includes the following:
- the LOC116197273 gene encoding formin-like protein 14; its protein translation is MDSLRASPPFWPQPPISAPRRRPSSPLLTPPILIILLPLLALILLFFLIPPFISASSQILSPTKVKVKKSWDSLNMLLVLFAILCGIFARKNADDDNNNNNATKVPSGVETARELENERWYEPGDTKIYDAVAIGANRLRRNSSSYPDLRQEHPPENASVSSDEPFRFFDDFEIDKYRAPEFRPAPLRRWRSAIDESDIKEIPVDTFVTRSVTPPASPAPPPAPKSPAAPPPPPLAPLASHRKQRRTYEAVGTPQQPPPTAPPPPPPPPPRPPPSPAPSFVKQERRKSNTTKEIKMVIASVLRNQKKRRKNQKSRTILEHADQGPPEAPQSFTRPPPSPPPPPPPPPPPSFFHSLFRKNSQSKRIHSVSQPPPPPPPPPPRPSSTAARQSKRKKQTSAPPPPPAAPVPRPERSQRRDVGQAGKPPLPTKARINAEREESLNLNSGRSQSLPIPIPIPIPPPPPPPFKLPELRFVARGDFVRIRSSHSSRCSSPELEDADDLSTTVTNDDASESVDGTDGGDGGGGARVFCPSPDVNIKADSFIARLRDGWRLEKINSMREKEKVGPSPSPIGPG